A stretch of Argiope bruennichi chromosome 10, qqArgBrue1.1, whole genome shotgun sequence DNA encodes these proteins:
- the LOC129988789 gene encoding juvenile hormone acid O-methyltransferase-like yields the protein MSLKLHPKDYTQWHSPIETVIDFFKGKLTELGLNKSDRNEIVMDVGCGPGGTTKEVILPFFSKAEKIIALDAMPDMIDIARQKNAHPQIEYVVADITEWSTVEQWEAKITKVVSIHCFHWVRNQKPGFQNIYRLLVSGGEAAFFFVLEATFYEATEELQNSSKWGQYLKGHDNRIPDSHHYKYDASYYKKLMEEIGFEVLHCEKEEKRDVYPDDESYKNFFSSICVLLPYIPQEHKEDFKNEIVKHAIERNGRTNTGLPFHYGKILELVVRKK from the exons atGAGCTTAAAACTTCACCCCAAGGATTATACACAGTGGCATTCCCCTATAGAAACTGTAATTGATTTCTTCAAGGGTAAATTGACAGAGTTAGGCTTGAACAAAAGCGATAGAAATGAGATCGTCATGGATGTCGGCTGTGGACCTGGTGGAACTACAAAAGAAGTCATCCTGCCTTTCTTTTCCAAAGCAGAAAAAATAATCGCATTGGACGCAATGCCTGATATGATAGATATCGCAAGACAAAAGAATGCCCATCCTCAAATTGAATATGTAGTGGCTGATATTACAGAATG GTCTACTGTTGAGCAGTGGGAAGCGAAAATAACTAAAGTGGTATCCATTCATTGTTTCCATTGGGTGAGAAACCAGAAACCTGGATTTCAGAACATTTATAGGCTCCTTGTTTCTGGCGGAGAAGCggcatttttctttgtattagaGGCAACATTCTATGAAGCAACTGAGGAATTGCAAAATAGTTCGAAGTGGGGTCAGTATCTCAAA ggtCATGATAATAGAATTCCAGATTCACATCACTATAAATATGATGCCTCTTATTACAAGAAATTAATGGAAGAAATAGGATTTGAAGTTCTACATTGTGAGAAAGAAGAGAAAAGGGATGTATATCCTGATGATGAAAGTTATAAAA atttcttcTCTTCTATCTGTGTTTTATTACCTTATATTCCGCAGGAACACAAAGAAGACTTCAAGAACGAAATAGTGAAACATGCGATTGAGAGAAATGGGCGCACCAATACGGGTCTCCCATTTCATTATGGCAAAATACTCGAGTTGGTTGTTAGGAAAAAATGA